The following are from one region of the Trichoderma breve strain T069 chromosome 5, whole genome shotgun sequence genome:
- a CDS encoding velvet factor domain-containing protein encodes MATPTSVASSASRDMVQRIHRVTRENRHLWYQLTVLQQPERARACGSGMKANSDRRPVDPPPVVELRIIEGPSVEEGKDITFDYNANFFLYASLEQARPMAHGRVQNGATNNPPILTGVPASGMAYLDRPTEAGYFIFPDLSVRHEGYFRLSFSLYETTKESKDFDMEPVESDLPAGVDWRMEIKTQPFNVFSAKKFPGLMESTSLSKTVADQGCRVRIRRDVRMRKRDGKGSGGYDRREEEYARRRTVTPAPAEDPMRARSASNASEHRAPYMPQDSQRRPSAAESYHAPSLPPPPPPSYDAPPPAARPGHLAFGDHNMPHQYGAPAPPRPYAHPQGAPIPPVTPTGPYPTSSAPSPYAKQDSQSYNYPPRHSMPSPSPAPPTRHSGYDSREPYAAQSPSTYPSTERRPSFVSYPSPAPMTPYSAPPPPPPSSAPYSAPHHPAPYNTLPPPPRRQMPSQSSLAPLKIASLVSPLPPIEAQTEPLPPPPLLPTGGKRKHDHVFSQSTKALHNGQRQLDAHFGHGYRGLTPEPDQGLYSRADGQIGVVTFNQYQV; translated from the exons ATGGCGACGCCTACCTCCGTGGCCTCTTCCGCCTCGCGGGACATGGTCCAACGCATCCACCGCGTCACAAGAGAGAACCGACACCTATGGTACCAGTTGACCGTTCTGCAGCAGCCGGAGCGTGCTCGCGCATGTGGCTCGGGCATGAAAG CTAACAGCGACCGACGACCTGTTGACCCGCCGCCTGTTGTTGAACTTCGTATCATTGAGGGTCCCTCCGTCGAGGAGGGTAAGGATATCACCTTCGACTACAACgccaatttcttcctctATGCCAGTCTGGAGCAGGCTCGCCCCATGGCTCACGGCCGTGTCCAAAATGGAGCCACCAACAATCCCCCCATCCTGACTGGTGTCCCGGCATCTGGCATGGCCTACCTCGACCGACCAACTGAGGCTGGATACTTCATCTTCCCCGACCTGTCTGTCCGCCACGAAGGCTACTTCCGTCTTTCCTTCAGCTTGTACGAGACGACCAAGGAGTCCAAGGATTTCGACATGGAGCCCGTTGAATCTGACCTCCCCGCCGGAGTCGACTGGAGAATGGAGATCAAGACGCAGCCGTTCAACGTCTTCAGCGCTAAGAAGTTCCCCGGACTCATGGAGAGTACTTCTCTCAGCAAGACAGTTGCTGACCAGGGATGCCGAGTTCGCATTCGCCGTGACGTTCGTATGAGGAAGCGCGACGGCaagggcagcggcggctACGACCGACGCGAGGAGGAATATGCTCGTCGCCGGACCGTGACGCCAGCTCCCGCCGAGGATCCCATGCGGGCCCGATCTGCCAGTAACGCGAGTGAGCACCGCGCGCCGTACATGCCACAGGATTCACAACGCAGACCATCTGCTGCCGAGAGCTACCATGCTCCTTCATtacctccgcctcctcccccgaGCTACGATGCACCTCCTCCCGCTGCTAGGCCTGGACACCTCGCATTTGGCGACCACAACATGCCGCATCAGTATGGCGCGCccgctcctcctcgaccatATGCTCACCCACAAGGCGCTCCGATACCTCCTGTAACGCCTACCGGGCCGTATCCGACGTCATCTGCGCCATCTCCATATGCCAAGCAGGACTCACAATCATACAACTATCCCCCTCGGCACTCAATGCCCAGCCCATCCCCAGCGCCGCCAACAAGGCACTCTGGTTATGACAGTCGTGAGCCCTACGCCGCTCAGTCGCCTTCCACATATCCATCAACTGAGAGACGACCATCGTTTGTTTCCTACCCGTCTCCTGCGCCTATGACGCCCTACTCcgcgcctcctcctcctcctccatcatcagcgcCATACTCCGCTCCTCACCACCCAGCTCCTTACAATActctgcctcctccgccCAGGCGACAGATGCCAAGCCAGTCATCTTTGGCGCCTCTCAAGATTGCTTCCCTGGTGTCTCCCTTGCCGCCCATTGAGGCCCAAACTGAGccccttcctcctccacctctgCTGCCAACAGGCGGCAAGAGAAAACACGACCACGTCTTTTCTCAAAGCACCAAGGCGCTGCACAACGGCCAGCGCCAGCTCGATGCGCACTTTGGCCACGGATACCGCGGGCTCACCCCCGAGCCGGACCAGGGCCTCTACTCCAGAGCAGACGGTCAAATCGGTGTCGTTACTTTCAACCAATACCAAGTGTAA
- a CDS encoding IPT/TIG domain-containing protein, which yields MASTSTPFRSGAGDPLIARAQSIPRDEEIRDLNDDMIAASNTFFSPDDLQQHMSAIDTDHMKNFWDAQGLVATGPFLDSPNGSLFDEEYDSGSASPRAPGKAVDTSNFELRTNAHLDLMAALRKTEISPFALAGQSSTFLGAPETTGASELFDFGGRNEAVTDRPFVFGAAPDGSAAAAFATPTNSPMNMESPRSEKSGQQQESSQPTMTIPRGQKRAAGPELSPNSVMSSRPSSEAGQDWPFFMPDFSQAGQPPAQEQMHQALQQEYMQQMPVSDNPVFTYTGEYGLHIQESTLKSRVETQMAVTMTLSHLPFGITKLHLPPHTISKPKLRAKPLPQPSPDTLELYVSLVCTTPMDQPELRKKALERAATVPHDYLPSPEEAEHETQNGCQIRICKKCIERERKRAGRKKNHTKSDEEKSWYMDESRRIIIFNTKEMKDWRPPSNEKEKDSEGPSQAELFRQCPTAMQVVVPMRLACYCRHQKEKTGFNVIFTFKDWEGKVVAQAMSGSIMITDDHKTVVTSPTDDAPELEPQGPAKKRKASTPTPTRVPQALTMTPLDASPNMASQGASTQVTSAVTSPFAPNLHSFQQPEAVLGAVTPQLSASNGSPVMNPITNDPWFAQRRSQSMDNLSMDSFVTNNSVMTGLYPTPVSSSSTRPPSPSSMRSAVNLVPHNPVTQASDADLYSLGVAASNPPRAQSTVHKIIPAEGSLNGGMEVTVLGAGFYQGLEIWFGDHKATTTTFWSEASLVCLLPPSTVAGPVPVTFGPQRAAAPLGMQPPVFTYIDDNENQLMRAAMSFFGRRFIPPMNMNLNLPIYNAYIPNPPILRKVQDLMAAMPAMPTMPGGRPDNASDDGTKADGRWWDLSSYMNTAAAPPAYSDIYPGKDADAKDMDSKAVLSVARAAADAEADLKRSIRHDESESSAAAAVFQYEDEAESSASAAIFQHDEFEDDEEEEVELVMRGKAPAIDPPAILEIGRKHAITKEQQENFLRAREQKLKKISNDRNLFFIWIPLLLVMICALLYSYFPELFPFIWASIRAIVHTLFSSHS from the exons ATGGCCTCGACTTCGACTCCATTTCGATCTGGCGCTGGCGATCCACTCATTGCACGAGCACAATCAATTCCCAGAGACGAAGAAATTCGAGATTTGAACGATGACATGATTGCCGCCTCAAACACCTTCTTCAGCCCCGACGATCTCCAACAGCACATGAGCGCCATTGACACCGACCATATGAAAAACTTCTGGGACGCGCAGGGACTTGTCGCGACCGGACCCTTCCTCGACTCGCCTAACGGCTCTCTTTTTGACGAGGAGTACGATTCCGGCTCTGCGTCTCCCCGGGCACCCGGCAAAGCAGTAGATACGTCCAACTTCGAATTGAGGACGAATGCTCATCTTGATTTGATGGCCGCCCTTCGCAAGACCGAGATTTCTCCATTTGCTCTCGCTGGACAGTCGTCGACCTTTCTTGGAGCCCCTGAAACCACTGGCGCATCGGAGCTATTTGATTTTGGCGGACGTAACGAAGCCGTGACGGACCGGCCGTTCGTTTTCGGTGCTGCCCCGGacggctctgctgctgcagcattcGCCACCCCGACTAACAGCCCGATGAATATGGAATCGCCGAGATCAGAAAAATCAGGCCAACAGCAAGAGAGTTCG CAGCCAACAATGACCATTCCGAGAGGACAAAAGAGGGCGGCGGGCCCAGAGTTATCACCAAACAGCGTCATGTCCTCCAGACCTTCATCCGAAGCAGGCCAAGATTGGCCATTTTTCATGCCTGACTTTTCGCAGGCCGGACAGCCGCCTGCCCAAGAGCAAATGCACCAAGCCTTGCAACAAGAGTACATGCAACAAATGCCAGTTTCTGACAACCCCGTGTTTACCTACACGGGTGAGTATGGGCTGCACATTCAGGAATCTACGCTCAAATCCCGCGTAGAGACGCAGATGGCGGTAACCATGACACTGTCTCATCTACCTTTTGGCATCACCAAACTACATTTGCCTCCCCACACAATTTCCAAACCTAAACTCAGGGCCAAACCCCTTCCGCAGCCGTCCCCCGATACGCTAGAGCTGTATGTCAGCTTGGTTTGCACGACCCCCATGGATCAGCCCGagttgagaaagaaggcgCTGGAGAGAGCTGCCACGGTTCCTCACGACtatcttccttctcctgaAGAGGCTGAGCACGAGACACAAAATGGCTGCCAAATTCGCATCTGCAAGAAATGTATCGAAAGAGAGCGCAAGCGAgctggaagaaagaagaaccaCACCAAGTCTGACGAAGAGAAATCCTGGTATATGGATGAATCGCGCCGCATCATTATATTCAACACCAAGGAGATGAAAGATTGGCGACCCCCCAGCaacgagaaggagaaggactCGGAAGGACCATCGCAAGCAGAGTTGTTCCGACAGTGTCCCACCGCCATGCAAGTTGTGGTTCCTATGCGACTCGCATGTTACTGCCGTCAccagaaggagaagacgggcTTCAACGTCATCTTCACATTCAAGGACTGGGAAGGCAAGGTCGTTGCACAGGCCATGTCCGGCTCGATTATGATCACGGACGACCACAAGACGGTGGTCACCTCACCCACGGACGATGCTCCTGAGCTTGAGCCCCAAGGcccggccaagaagaggaaagcGAGCACCCCAACCCCTACCAGAGTTCCCCAGGCCTTGACCATGACGCCCTTGGATGCTTCACCAAACATGGCTTCCCAAGGCGCTTCCACGCAGGTTACCTCCGCGGTCACCTCGCCCTTCGCTCCTAACCTTCATTCTTTCCAACAGCCAGAAGCCGTGCTTGGTGCGGTTACCCCCCAGTTATCGGCTTCCAATGGGTCCCCCGTAATGAACCCCATAACCAACGACCCGTGGTTTGCCCAGCGACGTTCCCAGAGCATGGATAACTTGTCCATGGATAGCTTTGTCACAAACAACTCGGTCATGACTGGGCTCTATCCCACGCCAGTATCATCCAGCTCTACACGCCCTCCTAGCCCGAGCAGTATGCGGAGTGCAGTCAACCTGGTGCCGCATAACCCGGTTACCCAAGCCTCGGACGCTGATCTTTATTCTCTGGGTGTTGCCGCTAGTAACCCACCAAGAGCGCAGTCCACTGTCCACAAAATTATTCCTGCCGAGGGCTCGCTCAATGGCGGCATGGAAGTTACCGTGCTTGGTGCTGGCTTTTACCAGGGACTGGAGATTTGGTTTGGCGACCACAAGGCCACTACAACTACCTTCTGGAGCGAGGCATCACTTGTATGCCTGCTGCCTCCTTCTACGGTTGCTGGCCCAGTTCCTGTAACCTTTGGGCCGCAAAGGGCCGCGGCGCCGCTGGGCATGCAGCCTCCGGTGTTTACCTACATCGACGACAATGAAAACCAACTCATGCGCGCAGCCATGTCGTTCTTTGGCCGCAGATTCATTCCTCCCATGAACATGAATCTCAACCTGCCCATCTACAACGCTTATATTCCAAACCCGCCCATCTTGCGAAAGGTACAGGATCTGATGGCTGCCATGCCCGCCATGCCCACCATGCCCGGTGGCCGCCCAGATAATGCAAGCGACGATGGCACAAAGGCGGACGGGCGCTGGTGGGATCTCTCATCGTACATGAATACTGCGGCAGCTCCTCCCGCTTATTCTGACATCTACCCAGGAAAGGATGCGGACGCGAAGGATATGGATTCCAAGGCTGTTCTATCCGTGGCCCGAGCTGCCGCTGATGCCGAGGCGGATTTGAAACGCTCCATCCGCCATGACGAGTCAGAGTCCTCGGCTGCTGCGGCCGTGTTCCAATACGAGGACGAGGCGGAGTCATCAGCTTCTGCGGCCATCTTCCAAcatgatgagtttgaagatgatgaggaggaggaggtggagttggtgatgagaggCAAGGCTCCGGCTATCGATCCCCCTGCAATCCTCGAGATTGGACGCAAGCatgccatcaccaaggaACAGCAAGAGAACTTCTTGCGAGCCCGGGAAcagaagttgaagaagattagCAATGATCgaaacctcttcttcatttgg ATCCCTCTTCTCCTGGTGATGATTTGCGCGCTGCTTTACAGCTACTTCCCCGAGCTTTTCCCTTTCATCTGGGCTTCTATCAGAGCCATCGTTCACACCCTGTTTTCTTCACATTCTTGA
- a CDS encoding sodium/hydrogen exchanger family domain-containing protein, translating into MANNIWAVPLALSNFNIVVAFLGGFISLFGLVSYLLKENYYLSEALISLLIGVAFGPHGANFIRPDAYTECTTSGVTDVECADKRLGDITLNFSRLVLGVQLVLAGIQLPSKYLWREHKPLGLLLGPGMAFMWIATSLLVWGFAGTPSFLHALAVGACVTPTDPVLSAVIVKGKFADHNIPKELQNLIVAESGANDGLGYPFLFFALYLIKYVGSGATSGGGGEAMGLWFTYTWAYTILLSIIYGAVVGVLAKELLRWAVKRNYVDRESFLVSAISLALFVLGTCGLIGTDDVLACFIAGNAFTWDDWFRLETLDDSLQPTIDMLLNVTIFLWYGAYIPWTDFRHNTVIPIYRLVPLGIAVLLVRRLPWIWGMHKWIHQITGTHQALFVGFFGPIGVSAVFYLFITLEFIEKFMSDEDGNPRSDVKDLGATVRIVVWFLVVCSVVVHGLSIPLGKIGYLAPRTISRVLTENSNGGNVYYGTAITTMSRWFSVAKDSEGQPVNNPAVLGSVIRPNNDGTLDPARPRSTPPSDANTPRIVWQDLEPIRRVRTDGSRRSNPLP; encoded by the exons ATGGCTAACAACATCTGGGCCGTTCCGCTGGCGCTGTCCAACTTCAACATTGTGGTTGCGTTTCTGGGGGGGTTCATATCGCTGTTTGGGCTGGTGTCGTATCTCTTGAAGGAGAATTACTACTTGTCGGAAGCTC ttatttctcttctcattggAGTTGCTTTCGGGCCTCATGGGGCGAATTTCATTCGGCCGGATGCCTATACTGAATGTACCACGAGTGGCGTCACCGACGTCGAATGCGCGGACAAGCGTCTGGGCGACATCACGCTCAACTTCTCGCGACTTGTCCTGGGTGTGCAGCTAGTCCTTGCAGGGATCCAGCTGCCAAGCAAATATCTGTGGAGGGAGCATAAGCCTCTTGGGTTGCTGCTTGGCCCTGGCATGGCCTTCATGTGGATTGCCACGAGCCTGCTTGTCTGGGGCTTTGCCGGGACGCCAAGTTTCCTACATGCGCTGGCTGTGGGCGCCTGTGTCACGCCTACGGATCCTGTGCTGTCTGCTGTTATTGTCAAGGGAAAATTTGCTGACCACAACATCCCCAAAGAACTGCAGAACCTCATCGTCGCCGAATCCGGTGCGAATGATGGATTGGGCTACCcgttcctcttcttcgccctgTATCTGATCAAATATGTTGGCTCCGGGGCTACCTctggcggaggcggagaggCCATGGGGCTTTGGTTCACATACACTTGGGCATACACGATCCTCTTGAGCATCATCTATGGTGCGGTGGTGGGAgtgctggccaaggagctcctCCGCTGGGCTGTAAAGCGCAACTACGTCGACCGCGAAAGCTTCCTCGTGTCTGCTATATCGCTAGCCTTGTTTGTTCTTGGCACATGCGGGCTCATTGGCACAGACGACGTTTTGGCGTGCTTTATTGCTGGAAATGCATTTACTTGGGACGATTGGTTTCGTCTCGAAACGCTGGACGATTCTTTGCAGCCTACAATCGACATGCTTCTCAAcgtcaccatcttcttgtgGTATGGAGCGTATATTCCTTGGACCGACTTTCGCCACAACACTGTCATTCCTATTTACAGACTCGTACCTCTTGGCATTGCAGTGCTGCTTGTGAGGCGCCTCCCATGGATCTGGGGTATGCATAAATGGATTCACCAAATTACCGGCACGCATCAGGCACTTTTTGTCGGCTTCTTCGGCCCAATTGGAGTCTCTGCGGTGTTTTATTTGTTCATTACTTTGGAATTCATTGAAAAATTCATGAGTGATGAAGACGGGAACCCGAGAAGCGACGTCAAGGACCTGGGTGCCACGGTGAGAATTGTGGTTTGGTTCCTGGTCGTTTGTAGCGTT GTCGTCCATGGCTTGAGCATTCCGCTGGGCAAAATCGGATACTTGGCCCCGCGAACCATTTCTCGCGTCCTCACCGAAAACAGCAACGGCGGCAATGTGTACTACGGCACGGCCATTACTACCATGTCCAGATGGTTCTCTGTCGCAAAGGATAGCGAGGGGCAGCCGGTAAACAATCCTGCTGTTCTCGGAAGCGTTATTCGTCCGAATAATGACGGCACTTTGGACCCTGCAAGGCCGCGGTCCACGCCTCCGTCTGATGCAAATACTCCGAGAATCGTTTGGCAAGATCTCGAGCCGATTCGACGAGTGAGGACTGACGGTTCGAGGAGGAGCAATCCCCTCCCATGA